One Mangifera indica cultivar Alphonso chromosome 4, CATAS_Mindica_2.1, whole genome shotgun sequence genomic region harbors:
- the LOC123213008 gene encoding heavy metal-associated isoprenylated plant protein 37-like, protein MTKEDDFKLLKIQTCVLKVNIHCDGCKQKVKKLLQRIEGVYQVNIDADQQKVTVLGSVDSATLIKKLVRNGKHAELWSQKSNQNQSQSQSQIQNQKQKINCIKDDKKNNNQGQKQGLMKGLEALKNQHKFPLFISEEGGEFYDDDEDDEEDELQFLKANQLGQFGLLRQQAMDANNAKKGVAGMPGGADNINKMNNNGGNTNAGKKGNPNQVLGGMNSFNPSGIDPKTMAALKMNNVFSGGGHVNVNGDGKRANDINAMMGGLGGGYHGNGANIVSNTAAALGGNPNGLVGFQHVQPTNGYQNSAAGGLTNGGYATGQQYPSSMPTNMNGGYSYNHPSAQMMTNMNMQNRHAIQQPQMMYHRSPFIPPNTGYFYNYNPAPYPFPEQPPPQNYSVDHLGAPSSDMVSDENTSSCTIM, encoded by the exons ATGACTAAAGAAGACGACTTTAAGCTTCTCAAGATCCAG ACTTGTGTTCTCAAAGTGAACATTCACTGTGATGGCTGTAAGCAGAAAGTGAAGAAACTCCTTCAGAGAATTGAAG GTGTTTATCAGGTAAATATAGATGCAGATCAGCAGAAAGTTACAGTTTTAGGGAGTGTGGATTCTGCAACATTGATCAAGAAACTGGTGAGAAATGGGAAACATGCAGAGCTTTGGTCCCAAAagtcaaatcaaaatcaaagccAAAGCCAAAGCCAAATTCAAAACCAGAAGCAAAAGATCAACTGCATCAAGGATGACAAGAAGAACAACAATCAAGGTCAGAAGCAAGGGTTGATGAAGGGGCTTGAGGCCTTGAAGAACCAGCACAAGTTTCCTCTATTCATTTCTGAGGAAGGTGGTGAGttttatgatgatgatgaagatgatgaggagGATGAGTTGCAGTTTCTCAAGGCAAACCAACTAGGCCAATTTGGTTTGCTCAGGCAACAAGCCATGGATGCAAATAATGCAAAGAAAGGTGTTGCAGGTATGCCTGGTGGTGCCGataacattaataaaatgaacaaCAATGGTGGAAATACAAATGCTGGGAAGAAAGGGAACCCAAATCAGGTTTTGGGAGGAATGAATAGCTTTAATCCAAGTGGGATTGATCCTAAAACTATGGCAGCTTTAAAAATGAACAATGTTTTCAGTGGTGGTGGACACGTCAATGTTAATGGGGATGGCAAAAGGGCAAATGACATTAATGCCATGATGGGTGGTCTTGGAGGTGGCTACCATGGAAATGGTGCTAATATTGTTTCAAATACTGCTGCTGCTTTGGGAGGAAATCCTAATGGTTTAGTAGGGTTTCAACATGTTCAACCCACCAATGGGTACCAAAATTCAGCAGCAGGAGGGTTGACAAATGGAGGATATGCTACTGGTCAACAATATCCATCATCCATGCCCACGAACATGAATGGTGGATACTCGTACAACCATCCATCAGCACAAATGATGACGAATATGAACATGCAAAACAGGCATGCCATTCAACAGCCTCAAATGATGTATCATAGGTCCCCATTCATTCCTCCCAACACAGGATACTTCTACAATTATAACCCTGCTCCATATCCATTCCCTGAACAACCACCACCCCAGAATTATAGTGTTGACCACTTAGGTGCCCCGTCATCCGATATGGTTAGTGATGAAAACACCAGCAGCTGCACAATTATGTAA
- the LOC123214859 gene encoding actin-interacting protein 1-1-like, whose product MAQLTETYACSPSTERGRGILISGDPKSNSILYCNGRSVLIRYLDRPLHVEVYGEHGYPVTVARYSPNGEWIASADVSGTVRIWGTHNEFVLKNEFKVISGRIDDLQWSPDSMRIVACGDGKGKSFVRAFMWDSGSTVGDFDGHSRRVLSCAFKPTRPFRIATCGEDFLVNFYEGPPFKFKLSHRDHSNFVNCIRFSPDGNKLISVSSDKKGLLYDGKTGEKIGELSSENGHQGSIYAVCWSPDSKQVLTVSADKSAKVWEISEDGNGRVIKTLASSESGAVEDMLVGCLWQNDHLLTVSLGGRINIYSASDLDKDPISFSGHMKNVNALTMLKSSQKMILSCSHDGALIKWMQGVGYSGKLEWKCSAQIKCLAVSEEQIVTSGFDNKVWRVPLCGEECGAAEHVDIGSQPKDLSLALSSPELALVSIDTGVVLLRGLEVLSNINLGFTVTASVIAPDGTEAIVGGKDGKLHIYSISDNTLKEEAVLEKHRGAITVIRYSPDISMYASADDNREAVVWDRASKEVKLNNMLFHTARINCVAWSPNNTMVATGSLDTCVIIYEIGKPASSRITIKCAHLGGVYGLHFTDDSNVVSSGEDGFIRVWKVASE is encoded by the exons ATGGCGCAACTCACAGAGACCTACGCCTGCTCGCCATCCACCGAGCGTGGACGAGGAATTCTCATCTCGGGGGACCCGAAATCTAATTCCATTCTCTACTGCAATGGCCGTTCCGTTTTGATCCGTTACTTGGACAGGCCGCTCCACGTGGAGGTTTACGGGGAGCACGGGTACCCGGTCACCGTGGCCCGTTACTCCCCCAATGGAGAGTGGATCGCGTCTGCTGACGTGTCTGGGACGGTCAGGATCTGGGGTACCCACAATGAGTTCGTGCTTAAAAACGAATTTAAAGTTATTTCGGGTCGGATCGATGATCTGCAATGGTCGCCCGACAGTATGCGCATTGTTGCCTGCGGTGATGGCAAAGGAAAATCGTTTGTTCGCGCTTTCAT GTGGGATTCAGGGAGTACTGTGGGTGATTTTGATGGCCATTCAAGGAGGGTTCTGAGCTGTGCATTTAAGCCAACAAGGCCATTTCGAATTGCCACATGTGGGGAGGATTTCTTAGTCAATTTTTATGAAGGTCCACCTTTTAAGTTCAAACTATCTCACAG GGATCATTCAAACTTTGTCAATTGTATTAGATTCTCCCCAGATGGGAACAAATTAATCAGTGTAAGCTCTGACAAAAAGGGTTTATTATATGATGGGAAAACTGGGGAAAAGATTGGAGAATTGTCCTCTGAAAATGGTCATCAGGGCAGCATTTATGCAGTGTGTTGGAGTCCTGATAGTAAACAG GTTCTTACAGTGTCTGCGGATAAGTCTGCGAAGGTTTGGGAGATTTCTGAAGATGGAAATGGAAGGGTGATTAAAACATTGGCTTCTTCTGAATCTGGTGCAGTGGAGGACATGCTTGTGGGATGCCTTTGGCAGAATGATCATCTTCTTACTGTGTCCCTTGGTGGCAGAATTAACATATACTCGGCAAGTGATCTTGATAAAGACCCTATTTCATTTTCTGGACACATGAAGAATGTCAATGCATTGACTATGCTCAAAAGCAGCCAAAAGATGATCTTGTCCTGCAGCCATGATGGAGCTCTGATTAAATGGATGCAAGGTGTTGGGTACAGTGGGAAATTAGAGTGGAAATGTAGTGCCCAAATCAAATGTTTAGCAGTTTCTGAAGAGCAGATTGTTACATCTGGATTTGATAACAAG GTATGGAGAGTTCCTCTGTGCGGAGAGGAATGTGGAGCTGCAGAGCATGTTGATATTGGCAGTCAGCCCAAAGACTTGAGCCTTGCCCTTAGCTCCCCAGAACTGGCTTTGGTTTCAATCGACACTGGAGTTGTTTTGCTCAGAGGTTTGGAAGTGTTATCAAACATCAACCTTGGGTTTACTGTGACAGCAAGTGTGATTGCACCTGATGGAACCGAAGCCATTGTGGGTGGTAAGGATGGCAAATTGCACATCTATTCTATCTCAGACAATACTCTTAAAGAAGAGGCAGTTCTTGAAAAGCATAGAGGTGCAATTACTGTAATAAGATATTCACCAGATATCTCCATGTATGCTTCAGCTGATGACAATCGGGAAGCTGTAGTTTGGGACCGTGCCTCCAAAGAG GTGAAGCTTAATAACATGTTGTTTCACACTGCTCGCATAAACTGTGTGGCTTGGTCTCCAAATAACACAATGGTTGCTACTGGTTCACTGGACACTTGTGTCATCATCTATGAAATAGGGAAGCCTGCATCAAGCCGCATAACCATAAAGTGTGCTCATTTGGGTGGAGTGTATGGCTTGCATTTTACTGATGATTCTAATGTGGTGAGTTCAGGAGAGGATGGCTTTATCCGTGTATGGAAGGTAGCATCAGAATAA
- the LOC123214623 gene encoding transducin beta-like protein 3, giving the protein MANLAMKKNYRGEPILRQFYGGGPVVVSSDGSFMVCSCGDSINIVNSSNASIKSTIEADSDTITALALSPNDKLLFSSGHSRQIKVWELSTLKCLRTWKGHDGPVIGMACHASGGLLATAGADRKVLVWDVDGGFCTHYFKGHKGVVNSVMFHPDTNKSLLFSISDDTTVRVWDLLAKKCVATLEKHFSTVTSIAISEDGWTLLSAGRDKVVNLWDLHDYSCKMTVPTFEVVEAVCIIHSGTLLSSFLNSYKKSTKKKRSGSLETYFITVGERGVVRIWNSDGAVCLYEQKSSDVTVSSDMDESKRGFTTATLLPSDQGLLCVTADQQFLFYVPVDFPESKSELVLSKRLVGYNEEILDIKFLGDDEKYIAVATNLEQVQVYDLATMSCSYVLAGHSEIVLCLDTCIASSGKILIVTGSKDNSVRLWESESRHCIGVGSGHMGAVGAVAFSKKLRNFFVSGSSDHTIKVWSLDGLLDDAEQPINLKAKAVVAAHSKDINSLAVAPNDSLVCSGSQDRTACVWRLPDLVSVVTLRGHKRGIWSVEFSPVDQAVITASADKTIKMWSISDGLCLKTFEGHTSSVLRASFLTRGAQIVSCGADGLVKLWTVRTSECIATYDKHEDKVWALAVGKKTEAFATGGSDALVNLWHDSTALDKEEAFRKQEEGVLRGQELENAVLDANYSKAIQIAFELRRPHKLFELFSNLCKKREAEHQMEKALQALGKEEFRLLLEYVREWNSKPKLCHVAQFILFRLFNILSPTEIIEIKGIAELLEGLIPYSQRHYSRIDRLLRSTFLLDYTLTGMSVIEPDIDTRELKPKSLIHSDIKKADQVALEGNVDEEQTESKLKSASKKRKSNKPRESSSKKVKGSYNTKSGAISVQA; this is encoded by the exons ATGGCAAACCTAGCTATGAAGAAGAACTACCGGGGCGAACCGATTTTACGGCAATTCTACGGCGGCGGGCCGGTGGTGGTGTCATCGGACGGTTCATTCATGGTGTGCTCCTGTGGCGACTCAATCAACATTGTTAACTCGTCAAACGCCTCCATAAAATCAACAATCGAAGCTGACTCTGATACTATCACGGCCTTGGCTCTTAGTCCTAATGATAAGCTTCTATTTTCGTCAGGTCACAGTCGGCAAATAAAGGTCTGGGAATTGTCTACACTCAAATGCCTCCGTACTTGGAAG GGCCATGATGGTCCGGTGATTGGCATGGCGTGCCATGCGTCAGGCGGATTGCTTGCTACTGCAGGAGCTGACAGGAAAGTTCTTGTCTGGGATGTTGATGGTGGCTTCTGTACTCACTACTTCAAAGGTCATAAAGGGGTTGTCAATTCTGTCATGTTCCATCCTGACACAAATAAATCTCTT CTTTTCTCTATAAGTGACGACACAACAGTTCGAGTTTGGGATCTTTTAGCGAAGAAGTGTGTTGCTACTTtagaaaaacatttttcaacCGTTACTTCTATTGCTATATCTGAAGATGGATGGACCTTGCTCAGTGCTGGTAGAGATAAG GTTGTGAACTTGTGGGACCTTCATGATTACAGCTGTAAGATGACTGTACCAACATTTGAGGTTGTTGAAGCCGTGTGTATAATTCATTCTGGGACCcttctttcttcatttctgaattcatacaaaaagtcgactaaaaagaaaagaagcgGATCGTTAGAAACTTATTTCATAACTGTTGGTGAACGAGGGGTTGTACGCATATGGAACTCTGACGG TGCAGTATGTCTGTATGAGCAAAAGTCCTCAGATGTTACTGTTAGCTCTGACATGGATGAATCTAAAAGGGGCTTCACTACTGCTACTCTGCTGCCTTCAGATCAAGGACTGCTTTGTGTGACTGCTGATCAGCAATTTCTGTTTTATGTCCCAGTGGACTTCCCTGAAAGTAAGTCGGAGTTGGTACTAAGTAAAAGGCTGGTAGGGTACAATGAGGAGATTTTGGATATTAAGTTTTTGGGTGACGATGAAAAATATATTGCTGTTGCTACGAATCTTGAACAG GTTCAAGTGTATGATCTTGCGACCATGTCGTGCTCCTATGTACTGGCAGGCCATAGTGAAATTGTTTTATGCCTTGATACTTGTATAGCAAGTTCTGGAAAAATTCTTATTGTAACTGGAAGTAAGGATAACAGT GTACGGCTGTGGGAATCGGAAAGCAGGCACTGCATTGGGGTTGGCTCAGGTCATATGGGAGCTGTTGGAGCAGTTGCGTTTTCAAAAAAGTTGCGAAATTTCTTTGTTAGTGGCAGTAG TGATCATACTATCAAGGTCTGGAGTTTGGATGGTCTCTTGGATGATGCTGAACAGCCTATTAACTTGAAAGCTAAAGCAGTTGTAGCTGCCCATAGTAAAGATATAAATTCTCTGGCTGTAGCACCAAATGATAGCTTAGTTTGTAGTGGTTCTCAG GATCGCACTGCTTGTGTTTGGAGGCTTCCTGATCTGGTTTCTGTTGTTACACTTCGAGGGCATAAAAGAGGGATTTGGTCTGTAGAGTTTTCACCAGTTGATCAAGCTGTCATAACAGCTTCTGCTGACAAAACAATAAAGATGTGGTCTATATCAGATGGTTTATGCCTGAAAACATTTGAAGGGCACACATCAAGTGTACTAAGAGCATCTTTCCTTACTCGTGGTGCCCAAATTGTTTCTTGTG GTGCTGATGGTTTGGTAAAGCTGTGGACTGTCAGAACTAGTGAATGTATTGCTACATATGATAAGCATGAGGACAAG GTTTGGGCCTTGGCTGTTGGGAAGAAGACAGAAGCGTTTGCAACTGGAGGCAGTGATGCACTTGTCAATCTGTGGCATGATTCAACTGCTTTGGATAAAGAGGAAGCTTTTCGTAAACAG GAAGAAGGTGTTTTAAGAGGTCAAGAACTAGAAAATGCTGTTTTGGATGCCAACTACAGTAAAGCAATCCAAATAGCATTTGAACTTCGCAGACCTCATAAACTCTTTGAGCTTTTTTCCAATCTTTGCAAGAAGAGAGAAGCCGAACATCAGATGGAGAAAGCCCTTCAAGCACTTGGCAAAGAAGAGTTTCGTCTACTACTTGAATATGTTCGAGAATGGAATTCAAAGCCAAAGTTGTGTCATGTTGCACAATTCATCCTCTTCCGACTTTTCAACATCCTTTCTCCGACAGAGATTATTGAG ATTAAAGGCATTGCAGAACTTCTTGAAGGCCTCATCCCATACTCTCAGAGGCACTACAGCAGAATAGATAGACTTCTGAGAAGCACATTTTTATTGGACTATACCTTAACTGGAATGTCAGTTATTGAACCAGATATTGACACGAGAGAACTAAAACCCAAATCCTTGATACACTCTGACATCAAGAAGGCTGATCAAGTAGCTCTAGAAGGAAATGTCGACGAGGAGCAAACTGAGTCTAAATTGAAGTCTGCTTCAAAGAAACGGAAATCGAACAAGCCTCGAGAGAGTTCGAGTAAGAAAGTCAAGGGTTCATACAACACAAAATCTGGCGCTATTTCAGTGCAAGCATAG